In Spirochaetota bacterium, the genomic stretch CCTTTGTCATCATGTATTTCATGGGGTTTACCATTAACATCATGACGCTCATGGCCCTTTCGCTTTCGGTGGGCCTGCTCGTGGACGACGCGATCGTGGTACGCGAGAACATCTTCCGAAAACTCGAATCGGGCATGCCCGCCTTCAAGGCGGCCGCCGTGGGCACGACCGAGGTGATGCTCGCGGTGCTCGCCACGACGCTCACCATCATCGCGGTGTTTCTGCCGATCGGATTTCTGCAGGGCATTGTGGGCCGCTTCTTTCACCAGTTCGGGCTTGCGGTGGTGTTCGCCATGTGCATCAGCCTCTTCGACGCGCTCACGGTGGCGCCGCTGTTGTCCGCGTATTTTGCGGGGACCGGCGCCAAGGCGAAGAATCGCCTTGTCGTCTGGTTCGACCGCCTTCAGGATCGCATCGACGGGCTGTACGCGAAGGTCCTGGCATTCAGCGTCAACCGGCCGATCATGGTCATCGCGGCGACCTCGCTTGTCTTTTTCCTGAGCATAGGGGCTTTCGGCGTTATAGGCAAGACGTTCAGCCCGGATGCCGACGAAAACGAGGTGATGATCAACTTCGAGATGCCCTCGGGCGCGAGCGTCCATGGAACGATGGAGGTGGCGCAAAAGATCGCGGAGAAGATGAAGGGCGTCCCCGAAATAGACTACATGACGATCAAGGCCGGTAACGATCAGGGCGAGTACAATCTGGGCGTGGTGGGGGTGTTTTTCGTCACCCGGTCCGAGGGCAGAAAGCGCCACAGCGTCGAGGTCAAGAAGGATATACGAAAGCTGCTTGAAGAGTTCGCCTTCGTGCAACCCTCGGTGGACGAATACAACGCGACTGGCGGGGGGACCGAAAAGCCGTTCATCCTCAACATTACGGGTGAGGACCTGGGTGTTTTACAGAATTATTCGGTCGCGGTCGTCGAGCGGCTGAGGAAATTCAAGGACCTCGCCGAGGTTTCCTCCAGCTATAAGAAAGGAAAGCCTGAATTCCAGGTGGTGCTCGATAATCAGCGGATGCAGGCTCTGGGCGTGAACCACAGGATGGCGGGGATGGAACTGCGCTACCATGTGGAGGGCGGTGTTGTGGGCAAATTCCGCGAGAGGGGGCTGGAATACGACGTACGTATGCGCCTTAAGCCCGAGCAGCGCGACCTCAGGCAGACCTTCCACGAAACGCGCGTTCCCAACGTACAGATGGAAATGATACCCCTTTCCGCGATCGCGATGGGAAAGGACGCGGTTGGCCCGGCGAAGATACTCCGGCAGGACCGTGCGCGCGTGGTCCAGGTTATGGCGAACATCGCCCCGGGAGGCGCGGTGGGCACCGCGATCGAGGAGACGCGGAAGCTCCTCGAAAAGGACCTGCCAATGCCCGAAGGTGTGGGGTACTCGTTCGTGGGCCAGGCGGACGCCTTCGAGGACATGGTGTCGAACATCATGTTCGCCTTCATGCTTTCGCTCCTCTTCATCTACCTGGTGCTGGCGAGTCTTTACGAGTCGTTCATCACGCCGGTAACCATCTTCATGGCGCTGCCGCCGGCGCTCTCCGGCGCGTTCCTCTCGCTCTTCGTTACCGGGCTCAACATGGACATGTTCAGCATGATCGGCATCATCATGCTGCTGGGGCTGGTCACCAAGAACTCGATTCTGCTGGTGGACTTCGCCCTGGTGGGGGTGCGTTCGGGGCTCGAGCGCAAGGAGGCGATACGGCGCGCCGGCATGGTGCGGCTGCGCCCCATCCTCATGACCACCTTCGCGATGCTCGCGGGGACGCTGCCGCTCGCGCTCGGAGTCGGCGAGGCGGCGCAGTACCGGCAGAGCATGGGCGTGGTCATCATCGGAGGTCTCATCATCTCGACGCTCATCACGCTCATCGTTGTGCCGGCGGTCTTCGAGTACGTGGACCGCTTCCGCGAGGCGATAGAAGGCCGGTTTCGGCCGGAGGAGGCGGTCGCGGGATCGGTGAAGGACGCGTTCGATAACGGCGTGCAGTTCGCTCCCGCGGTCGAGCTTCCTCCCGTCGCGCGGATAAAAGAAAAGTTGAAGGAAAAAGTGAAGGACCGCCTGAAGAAGAGGAAGTGACGCGGCGACGAAACAAGACTCGCATAACACACTGAGAAAACGGGGCCGGGAGGCCCCGTTTTTTTGCGCGCCAGCGAGCGAGGTCACGTGACCTCGCTCGCTGGAAAATGATCCATGAAAAATCATGTTCGTCATATTATATGACAGACAGAAAAAGGTGATTAATGCTATTGATCGAGGATAGACGATGATCGGTTGTGGCTTGTAAACAACGCATTCTGGAAGGTGGCCATGAACAAAAGTCTGCTCCTGGGTCTCGCCGTTATTGTCTGTCTGTCCGCCTGCCCCCTCTCCGCGGCCGAGAAGATGCAGGTGGCGGTACTGGAGCTCCAGCCCAGGGGGGTATCGAAGATCGTTACCGGGGCGGTGAGCGACATCATCCGCTCGGAGATGGTGAAGACGGGCCTCTTCACCGTGGTGGAGCGCGCCCAGATGAACGAGATACTGAAAGAGCAGGGCTTCCAGATGACCGGCTGCACCGACCAGGCATGCGCGGTGCAGGTGGGAAAGCTCCTCTCGGCGCGGAAGATCCTGGTGGGCGAGGTCAACCGGGTGGGAAAGGCTTTCATGATCACGGTGCGCATAGTGGACGTGGAGAAGGGCGTGTCGGAGTTTGCGGCGAACGAGAAAGCGGAGAACGAGGACGTGCTGGATAAAGCCGGCGCCGGCATAACGCGAAAACTCGCGCAAAATATAGTGGAAGGAAACGAAGAGTACTTCGTGGAGCGAAAGACCCGCTCCGGCTATTACACCCGGGCCATCGTGCCGGGCTGGGGGCAGTTTTACGCGGACCGGGACACGAAGGGCTATGTGTTTCTGGGGAGCTTCGCCCTGTCGGCCGGTTTCGCGGTGTTCAGCTACATGAGGTATTCCGGGGCTGCCGACGACTACAGTTCCGTGCCTCGGGGGGCGCCGCAGAGCGAGTTCGATTCCAAGTACGACGCCAAGGTGAAGGCGGCCAACCTGTTCATGGTGGCCGGGGGAATCACGGCGTTGATGTACGCGGCGCACTGGGTGGACATTCTCTTCTTCTCCAAGCCCGAGTTCGGGGAGAAGTCGGCAGCGCGTGGTGAAGAAGGCCCGTTTCGCCTGGACGTGGTGTACTCGAACGCCAGCGGCCCGGAACGAATTGTGTACGGGAGCGCGGTGGCGAGGTTTTAGGGAGCATGCGGAATGGTGATGGAAGGCGTATGCCGCTGCGGTGATGGGCGACTTTATATACGCGCAATGATAAAGATGTTCGGGGAAAGGAAATAACCAGGAGGAAGCTCATGAAGAAACGAGTATTCCGGATAGTGATTCTGCTCGGCGTCGTTGTAAGCCTGTGCCGCTTTGACTGCGGATTGGTAAATACGGCACGTGACAATCCTAACGATAGCTCCAGCGGTGGGTACCTGGAAAGCCGGATGGCCCTTTCGTTGTCAACGGGGGAGGTTATCAACCGGGATGATATTTGGTCCTGTCAGTATGGGAACAGATGCCAACCGTCGTTGATCACTCTCGTTTTCAATGTTACCAACAACGGCTCCGGTCCCCTTATACTCAGCGGGACGCCGAGGGTGTCCTTGGCCGGTTCTTCGACCTATACGGTTCTCCTGCAGCCCAGCGGCATCATTGCGGCCGGGAATACGACATCGTTCGAAATCAGGTTCAACTCCGATTGCGCCCATGTTAACAGAAGTACACTCGTTTCCATTCCCACGAATGACGGCACGTTTACATTTGAAATAGAAATGGTCCATGTCTGTGTCAATCCGGGCGGTGTTGGATCGCGGCCACCACCCTGTGATGTTCAGACATGTGACGGTGAATGTGTAAACCAGGTCGTCTGGGGGTCGCCCTGTCAGGCCCTGTAATGGGGACAGGACGTCATGTGAAAATCCTCGTCGGGCCGGGAGATTCACCATAGTGTAAGCGGGCGAGATCGCGTGACCATCGCCCGCATAGTAAATGTTAAAATCAATCATTTGAAAAACCATCGCATTCATCGGCGATACAACACCATGTGTTTAGGCCCAAGCCGTGTTTAATCCATTGCCGTTCGATGTATGCGACGTGTCGCATACAATCATCGCGGTCGCGAATGATGTGGTCGTGGAACGACGATTGCCATCCGCAGGCGGGGTCCCGTGACCCCGCCTTCGATAAAACGTAACCCCACCTTCGACTGCCGGTGAGGAGAAAATAATCATTATAATCTTAGATTTCCCTCCCCTCGTCAAACTGTTTGACAGACAAATTCTCTGCCGTATGCGACCCTCCCATTTGTCGAGCCGTAAATACCGGAGCCTGCGTCGATCGCCGAAAAACAATTACCGGGGCTCGTGGATACTACCATCCAGTGCTTGGAGGTAGCGCGGTGAAAACATATCGAATTACAGGAGTATCGGTGCTGGCGTGTCTGCTTGTGCTTTCATGCAGCGGTAACGTAACGCTTCGTAAAACCGAATACCGGAAAGTGGAAAAGGTGCATGCGGTGTGGAAAAAGACGGCGGATATAGAATTTAAAACTATCGGAAGTGTTATTGGCGCGAGCCTGGTCGGGCTTGGAGGTTTGCTGACGGTGCCGGCCG encodes the following:
- a CDS encoding efflux RND transporter permease subunit, yielding MNIAQFSIKRPIFISCLVILMMVTGMIGLNRMGVDLFPPIDFPVVTVTTIYPGATPEEIEKLISKPLEEQVSTISGIKRLSSRNLEGISIVVAEFTYETDVKYAEQKMREKVALARNNLPDDLEDEPLVRQFDFTNMPVLTLAVMAELPPAEMYDLVKEKIKPLIEQADGVGEVVISGGTRREIQIELDRAKLNAYEIPASTVAENIRNSGANVPIGKFDRGGQSTIFKTVGEFNAIEQIRKSVVNFAGDVANAVTVDRIGTVRDGTEDIATLTYLYYPVKDKKKKSFFGKKDGKKAEKETRPCIILDVYKQSGANSVAVADRVVKRIDRVNEVIRAHAGNPRLVFVYDTAKWIRSNIADVQETMIIGIILAVIVVYFFLGNVRSTIITGIAIPNSILGAFVIMYFMGFTINIMTLMALSLSVGLLVDDAIVVRENIFRKLESGMPAFKAAAVGTTEVMLAVLATTLTIIAVFLPIGFLQGIVGRFFHQFGLAVVFAMCISLFDALTVAPLLSAYFAGTGAKAKNRLVVWFDRLQDRIDGLYAKVLAFSVNRPIMVIAATSLVFFLSIGAFGVIGKTFSPDADENEVMINFEMPSGASVHGTMEVAQKIAEKMKGVPEIDYMTIKAGNDQGEYNLGVVGVFFVTRSEGRKRHSVEVKKDIRKLLEEFAFVQPSVDEYNATGGGTEKPFILNITGEDLGVLQNYSVAVVERLRKFKDLAEVSSSYKKGKPEFQVVLDNQRMQALGVNHRMAGMELRYHVEGGVVGKFRERGLEYDVRMRLKPEQRDLRQTFHETRVPNVQMEMIPLSAIAMGKDAVGPAKILRQDRARVVQVMANIAPGGAVGTAIEETRKLLEKDLPMPEGVGYSFVGQADAFEDMVSNIMFAFMLSLLFIYLVLASLYESFITPVTIFMALPPALSGAFLSLFVTGLNMDMFSMIGIIMLLGLVTKNSILLVDFALVGVRSGLERKEAIRRAGMVRLRPILMTTFAMLAGTLPLALGVGEAAQYRQSMGVVIIGGLIISTLITLIVVPAVFEYVDRFREAIEGRFRPEEAVAGSVKDAFDNGVQFAPAVELPPVARIKEKLKEKVKDRLKKRK
- a CDS encoding CsgG/HfaB family protein yields the protein MNKSLLLGLAVIVCLSACPLSAAEKMQVAVLELQPRGVSKIVTGAVSDIIRSEMVKTGLFTVVERAQMNEILKEQGFQMTGCTDQACAVQVGKLLSARKILVGEVNRVGKAFMITVRIVDVEKGVSEFAANEKAENEDVLDKAGAGITRKLAQNIVEGNEEYFVERKTRSGYYTRAIVPGWGQFYADRDTKGYVFLGSFALSAGFAVFSYMRYSGAADDYSSVPRGAPQSEFDSKYDAKVKAANLFMVAGGITALMYAAHWVDILFFSKPEFGEKSAARGEEGPFRLDVVYSNASGPERIVYGSAVARF